A window from Primulina eburnea isolate SZY01 chromosome 2, ASM2296580v1, whole genome shotgun sequence encodes these proteins:
- the LOC140824535 gene encoding uncharacterized protein, whose translation MGLTSLQVCMDSSDWLQQGTISEENPGLDSSPITPPSDQEDILACSRPLMERRLIRPQHEQALKCPRCESTHTKFCYYNNYSLSQPRYFCKTCRRYWTKGGTLRNIPVGGGCRKNKKVSYNPKKPSSNTDLQSSVPLSDLHLNGGQQNYGGLNYNANHMNSSTELQLAFPHDQIHFSSLLPNGLFASNFNVTNPSFWMENPAQIEFMENKYESLLGRDDLMGGVNGNFHGICSSFEALPSVDHHHHQNEIHHRGDGPILESYHHQNLEVDMKPNTSSKNVLSLEWHDNHHQQAAACNSDAGIGYLGGIGSWTGLMNAYGFSNPLV comes from the exons ATGGGATTGACTTCTCTGCAAGTTTGCATGGATTCCTCAGACTGGTTGCAGCAG GGCACAATTTCCGAGGAGAATCCAGGACTGGATTCGTCGCCAATCACGCCACCATCTGATCAAGAAGACATACTCGCATGTTCCAGACCTCTAATGGAGAGGAGACTCATTCGTCCCCAGCACGAACAAGCCCTAAAATGCCCCAGATGTGAGTCCACGCACACCAAATTCTGCTACTACAACAATTACAGCCTCTCGCAGCCAAGATACTTCTGCAAAACCTGCCGCCGTTACTGGACGAAAGGGGGCACCCTCCGCAACATTCCGGTCGGAGGCGGATGCCGGAAAAACAAGAAAGTTTCCTATAATCCCAAGAAACCATCTTCAAATACCGATCTCCAGTCATCTGTACCTTTGTCTGATCTTCACCTTAACGGCGGCCAGCAAAACTACGGTGGATTAAACTATAATGCTAACCATATGAACAGTTCCACGGAGCTTCAGCTTGCTTTTCCTCACGACCAAATCCACTTCTCGTCACTCCTTCCAAATGGGCTTTTTGCGAGTAATTTCAACGTTACAAACCCTAGTTTCTGGATGGAAAATCCTGCTCAAATCGAATTCATGGAGAACAAATATGAGAGCCTTTTGGGGAGAGATGATTTGATGGGAGGGGTTAACGGCAACTTTCATGGCATTTGCTCTTCATTTGAAGCACTCCCGTCTGTTGATCATCACCACCATCAGAATGAGATTCACCATCGGGGCGATGGACCAATTCTTGAAAGCTATCATCATCAAAATCTTGAGGTGGACATGAAGCCAAACACGTCGTCCAAGAATGTTTTATCACTCGAATGGCATGATAATCATCATCAGCAAGCCGCAGCATGTAACTCTGATGCAGGGATTGGTTATCTTGGTGGGATCGGATCCTGGACTGGATTGATGAATGCTTACGGATTTTCAAATCCTTTAGTCTAA
- the LOC140822822 gene encoding pantothenate kinase 2, protein MDSSKEDHQELNSAVAGCINVDNFDGKDEPNSDTEKPESTPLERGESGETEMTSFTGNPIHRSSSRPLLDLSGAAIQGNFEERDPTILLPNQSDDISHLALDIGGSLIKLIYFSRHENKPVNDRRKMTIKERLAVSNVNRRSYPILGGRLHFVKFETSKIYDCLDFIYSKQLHRGMDSRHWQAQGSDTENTIIKATGGGAHKYADLFKERLGISIEKEDEMDCLVAGANFLLKAIRHEAFTHMEGHKAFVQIDSNDMFPYLLVNIGSGVSMIKVDGDGVFQRVSGTNVGGGTYWGLGKLLTKCKCFDELLELSQRGDNRTIDMLVGDIYGGMDYSKIGLSASTIASSFGKTISENKELEDYRPEDISLSLLRMISYNIGQISYLNALRFGLKRIFFGGFFIRGHAYTMDTISFAVHFWSKGEAQAMFLRHEGFLGALGAFMSYEKHGLDDLKAHHLVERFPMGAPYIGGNVHGPPLGDLNEKISWMEKFVQKGTEITAPVPMAPPGTTGLGGFEVPSSKGDTLRPDASKLNVGVLHLVPSLEVFPLLADPKLYEPNTIDISEHGELEYWFTVLSEHMPDLVDKAVASEGGTDDAKRRGDAFARAFFAHLARLMEEPAAYGKLGLANLLELREECLREFHFIDVYRSIKQRENEASLAVLPDLLAELDGMNEEARLLTLIEGVLAANIFDWGSRACVDLYHKGTIIEIYRMSRNKMQRPWRVDDFDVFKERMFGSDKKKSHPYKRALLFVDNSGADIVLGMLPLAREFLRRGTEVVLVANTLPALNDVTAMELPDIIAEAAKHCDILRRAAEAGGLLVDAMITLQDSPKERSSSVPLMAVENGCGSPCIDFRQVTLELAAAAKDADLIILEGMGRALHTNFYARFKCDALKLAMVKNQRLAAKLIKGNLYDCVCRFEPAS, encoded by the exons ATGGATAGTTCAAAAGAGGACCACCAAGAACTTAACAGTGCGGTTGCCGGCTGTATAAATGTTGATAATTTTGATGGAAAAGATGAGCCCAATTCGGATACTGAAAAACCTGAAAGTACTCCTCTAGAAAGAGGGGAGTCGGGAGAAACGGAAATGACATCGTTTACTGGAAATCCAATTCACCGGTCCTCATCCCGGCCACTATTGGACCTCAGTGGAGCAGCCATACAAGGAAATTTTGAGGAGAGGGACCCCACAATTCTGTTGCCTAATCAGTCGGATGATATTTCTCACTTGGCTTTGGACATTGGAG GATCCCTCATTAAGTTGATTTATTTCTCAAGACATGAGAACAAGCCAGTTAATGACAGGAGGAAAATGACAATTAAGGAAAGACTTGCTGTTTCCAATGTAAACAGAAGGAGCTACCCGATACTTGGTGGGAGATTACATTTTGTAAAGTTTGAGACATCTAAGATTTATGATTGCTTGGATTTCATCTACTCCAAGCAGCTTCATCGAG GCATGGATTCACGACATTGGCAAGCTCAGGGTTCAGACACCGAGAACACAATAATTAAG GCAACAGGAGGTGGGGCACACAAATATGCTGATCTTTTTAAGGAGAGACTTGGCATCAGTATAGAGAAAGAGGATGAAATGGACTGTCTTGTGGCTGGTGCAAACTTTTTGCTCAAG GCAATTCGGCATGAGGCTTTTACGCATATGGAGGGTCATAAAGCGTTTGTACAGATTGACTCCAACGATATGTTTCCATATCTTCTCGTTAATATAGGGTCTGGTGTCAGTATGATCAAG GTAGACGGGGATGGAGTTTTCCAACGTGTTAGTGGAACAAATGTTGGTGGGGGCACGTATTGGGGTCTGGGGAAGCTGTTAACCAAGTGCAAATG TTTTGATGAATTGTTGGAGCTGAGCCAACGGGGAGATAACCGAACCATAGACATGCTTGTGGGTGATATTTACGGTGGGATGGACTACTCCAAG ATTGGTCTCTCTGCATCAACAATTGCTTCTAGTTTTGGCAAGACGATATCTGAAAATAAAGAGCTCGAAGATTATCGCCCTGAAGATATATCTTTGTCCCTCTTACGAATGATCTCCTATAATATTGGCCAG ATATCTTACTTAAATGCATTGCGCTTTGGACTCAAGAGAATTTTTTTCGGAGGATTTTTCATCAGGGGCCATGCCTACACGATGGACACCATCTCATTTGCTGTCCACTTCTG GTCGAAGGGAGAAGCTCAAGCTATGTTTTTGCGACACGAAGGGTTTTTAGGAGCTTTAGGTGCATTTATGAGCTACGAGAAGCATGGGCTGGATGACCTTAAGGCTCACCATCTTGTAGAAAGGTTTCCTATGGGTGCACCATATATTGGAGGAAATGTCCATGGTCCACCTTTAGGAGATCTCAATGAGAAG ATATCCTGGATGGAGAAGTTTGTGCAGAAAGGAACTGAAATTACTGCTCCTGTTCCAATGGCCCCTCCTGGAACTACTGGCCTGGGAGGTTTTGAAGTCCCATCATCTAAAGGAGATACCTTGCGTCCTGATGCCAGCAAACTAAATGTGGGTGTTCTCCATCTTGTACCAAGTTTGGAGGTGTTTCCACTGTTAGCGGATCCAAAACT ATATGAGCCCAACACTATAGATATTTCAGAGCATGGTGAGCTAGA ATATTGGTTCACTGTCTTGTCAGAACACATGCCGGATCTTGTTGATAag GCTGTGGCTAGTGAAGGTGGTACTGATGATGCAAAAAGAAGAGGTGATGCATTTGCCCGTGCGTTCTTTGCTCACTTGGCGAG GTTGATGGAGGAGCCAGCTGCATATGGAAAGTTGGGACTGGCCAACCTCTTAGAACTAAGAGAAGAATGCTTGAGGGAGTTCCACTTTATTGATGTGTACAGAAGCATAAAACAGAG GGAGAATGAAGCGTCACTAGCTGTTTTACCCGATCTATTGGCGGAGCTTGACGGTATGAATGAG GAAGCAAGATTGCTTACATTAATTGAAGGGGTACTTGCTGCGAACATCTTTGATTGGGGATCCCGTGCTTGTGTTGATCTCTATCATAAAGGAACAATTATTGAAATATACAGAATGAGTCGTAACAAGATGCAAAGACCTTGGCGG GTGGatgattttgatgtttttaaagaGAGGATGTTTGGATCTGACAAAAAGAAGTCTCACCCATATAAAAGAGCATTGCTTTTCGTGGACAACTCAGGTGCTGATATTGTACTGGGAATGCTTCCACTTGCAAGGGAATTTCTCAGACGTGGAACTGAA GTTGTCCTGGTTGCGAATACGCTTCCTGCGCTCAATGATGTTACTGCAATGGAGTTACCTGATATTATTGCTGAGGCTGCAAAG CATTGCGACATTCTTAGACGGGCAGCTGAAGCGGGGGGCTTACTTGTGGATGCAATGATCACCTTGCAAGATAGTCCTAAAGAAAGATCGTCTTCTGTACCTTTGATGGCTGTTGAGAATGGTTGTGGCAGTCCTTGCATAGACTTTAGACAAGTAACCTTGGAGTTAGCTGCCGCTGCCAAGGATGCTGATctg ATAATTTTGGAAGGGATGGGACGCGCTTTGCATACAAACTTCTATGCACGGTTTAAATGTGATGCTCTAAAG CTTGCAATGGTGAAGAATCAGCGATTGGCAGCCAAACTAATTAAAGGAAATTTATACGACTGTGTCTGCCGATTTGAACCAGCCAGCTGA
- the LOC140822821 gene encoding iron-sulfur cluster assembly protein 1-like: MLRRVTIRILGHGLRSPTPSPVVVGARKYHERVVDHYNNPRNVGSFDKSDPNVGTGLVGAPACGDVMKLQIRVDQENGKILDACFKTFGCGSAIASSSVATEWVKGKQMEELLSIKNTEIAKHLSLPPVKLHCSMLAEDAIKAAVKDYEAKRGKTNGSQAADA, translated from the exons ATGTTGAGGCGCGTAACAATTAGGATTCTCGGTCACGGCCTCCGATCACCCACTCCTTCTCCGGTGGTTGTGGGAGCGCGAAAGTACCACGAGAGAGTTGTGGATCACTACAACAACCCGAGGAACGTCGGATCGTTCGATAAGAGTGATCCGAATGTTGGGACGGGTCTTGTCGGAGCTCCGGCGTGTGGTGACGTCATGAAGTTGCAGATTAGGGTTGATCAGGAGAATGGGAAAATCCTTGATGCTTGTTTTAAGACTTTCGGCTGTGGCTCGGCTATTGCTTCATCCTCCGTCG CTACCGAATGGGTGAAAGGTAAACAAATGGAGGAACTCTTGTCGATAAAAAATAC GGAAATTGCAAAGCATCTCTCTCTTCCACCAGTGAAGCTCCATTGCAGCATGCTTGCAGAGGATGCAATAAAGGCTGCTGTGAAAGATTACGAGGCAAAGCGTGGAAAAACAAATGGAAGTCAAGCTGCTGATGCTTGA